One Methylocystis iwaonis genomic window, GCATTCGAGGCCGTGCACGCGATCCTCCGGTTGATCGAGCGCCGTCACGATCACCACCGGCAGATGCATTGTGGCGGGGTCGGCTTTCAACCGCGAGCAGACCTCGAATCCGTCCATGCCCGGCATCATGACGTCGAGCAGAACGATGTCGCAGCGCCCTTCGCGGCAGAGCTCCAGAGCCTGCGGGCCGTTCGTCGCCGTCACCACGTCGAAATATTCAGCAGAGAGGCGGGCTTCCAGCAGTTTGATGTTGGGGAGCAGATCGTCGACGATCAGGACGCGCGCGGTCATAGGGCTGACGTCTCCTAGTTCTTGTCCGCAAGGAAGGAATTCACCGTCTCCAGAAATTTCGCGACCGAGATCGGCTTGGAGAGATAAGCCTCGCAGCCGCCCTGGCGGATTTTCTCTTCGTCGCCCTTCATCGCGAAGGCGGTAATGGCGATGACCGGAATATCTTTCAGTTCATCGTCATCCTTCAGCCAGCGGGTGACTTCCAGGCCGCTGACCTCCGGCAATTGAATATCCATCAAGATGAGATCGGGCCGGTGCTCGCGCGCGAGCGAAATCGCGTCGACGCCGCTTTTGGTGCGAAGCGTCGCGTGCCCATTCGCCTCCAACAGATCGTTGAAGAGCTTCATGTTCAATTCGTTATCCTCTACGATGAGGACTGTTTTCTTCATGGCCCAGCTCTTGAAACGCGGCTGCTTCGAGGCGGCAAAAGGATCGAAGGGCCGTTTCGTTCATGCCTAACATGGGAGTATTAATGAAAATCGGCCGGAATGCGCGAGATATTCGCGCCCCAAAGACGATCGAGCCGGCGCCGGCGGAATTGGCTTTGCGCGCGCTGGCTTATCTCACCCACGACGAAGAGCGCGTGTCGCGATTTCTCGCTTTGACAGGGCTCGACGCGGGCGATGTGCCCGCGCTCCTCGGCGATCGCGGCTTTCATCTCGCGGTTCTCGATCATTTGGCCGGGGATGAGGATGTGCTTTTGGCCTTCGCCGCCGCCGAAGGGCTGTCGCCGGAGGCCGTGGGTCGCGCCCGAAGGTCTCTCGGCGGCGGCGATTAGGCTAGGCCCTGCCTGATTGGACATGCTCGAAAGATCGCGCGGGCCTTCGCCGTTATCGTAACGAGAGGCTTAAGCGCTTGCGCCAAGGGCATCCGCGCCGGCTTTGGCGACGATCCCATCCTCGAATGATTGCACCCCGGACACGCCGATGGCGCCGATGACTTGCCCCTCATAGACGAGCGGCAGGCCGCCTTCGACAGGGATGATATGGGGCAGGCTCAGCAGCGCGACCCTGCCGCCGGCGACGGTCTCTTCCAGCGCTTTGCTGGGACGTTTAAACAGCGCCGCGGCGCGCGCCTTCGCCTGGGCGATGTCGCAGGAGGCGGGCTGCACGCCGTCGAGGCGCTCGAGATAGACGAGCAGGCCCGCGTCGTCGACGATGGCGATCACCACGCTCCAGCCATTGCGCTGGGCCTCCTCCGCAGCCGCCGCCGCCACGCGCTTGGCGTCGGCGAGCGTCAAAACGAACTTCATTTTCATTTCGTCTCCTTTTGATTGGACCGTGAGCCTTTAATTGGACCGCGAGCCTTCAGGCTCGCTCGAGAAGCGCGCGGTCCGGAAGCGTCGGACTTGCGCCCATCCTGCGCCTCGACTAGGGAAAATTTCCGAGGCCGCTGCAATCCCACGCCCGGAGCGCCGGCGCAACGGCGCGCTCGATGCGCTGAGGAGGCGCTGATTAATGACGCTGGCCATGCCTGCGCCGGAGCCCGAGATTCTCGCGCGGCGCGACGAGCTGATCGAGCGCCTGCGCGCCATTTTGCCGACGCAGAACCTCATCATGGACGAGACGGCGCGCCGCGCTTACGAATGCGACGCCTTCACTATGTATCGCGCGCTGCCGCTCGTGGTCGCCTTGCCCGAGACCGTGGCGCAGGTGAGCGCCGTTCTGGCGCTTGCCGCCGAAATGAACGTCAAGATCGTGCCGCGCGGTTCGGGCACCTCGCTTTCCGGCGGCTCGATGCCGCTCGAAGACGGCATTCTGCTCGGCATGTCGAAGTTCAACCGCATTCTCGAGATCGACTATGAGAACCGCTGCGCGCGCGTGCAGCCTGGCGTGCAAAATCTCGCCATCTCCAAGGCGGTCGAGAGTCGCGGCTTTTATTACGCGCCCGATCCCTCCTCGCAGATCGCCTGCTCCATCGGCGGCAATGTGGCCGAGAACGCCGGGGGCGTGCACTGTCTCAAATATGGCCTGACGACCAATAATATCCTCGGGCTTGAAGTGGTGCTGATGGGGGGCGAGATCATTCGCCTCGGCGGCAAACATCTCGATAGCGAGGCCTATGATCTTCTCGGCCTGATGACCGGCTCGGAAGGCCTGCTCGGCGTCGTCACCGAAGTCACCGTGCGCATTCTGCAAAAGCCCGCCGTTGCGCGCGGGCTGCTCGTCGGCTTTTCGAGCGTCGAGGCCGGCGCGCGCTTTGTCGGCGCCGTCATCGCGCGGGGGATTATCCCCGGCGGCATGGAGATGATGGACAAGGCGACGATCCACGCCGTCGAGCGTTTCCAGCCCTGCGGCTATCCGCTCGACGCCGAGGCGATCGTGATCGTCGAGCTCGACGGCGCGCAGGCGGAGGTCGACCACCTCGTTGGTCTTGTCGAGACGATTGCGCGCGACGAAGGCGCGACGACGACCAAGGTCTCCAAAAGCGAAGCCGAGCGCCTGCAATTCTGGGCCGGCCGCAAGAACGCCTTTCCGGCGGTCTCCTGCATCAAGCCGGATTATCTGTGCATGGACGGCACGATTCCGCGCGCGCGCCTGCCGGAGGTGCTCGCGGGCATGGATGAAATCGCCAAGCGCGAGGGCCTGCAGGTCGCCAATGTTTTCCATGCGGGCGACGGCAATCTGCATCCACTCATTCTCTATGACGCTTCGATCGAAGGGGAAATGGAGCGGGCCGAGAAGGTCGGTTTCGACATCTTGCGTCTTTGCGTCGCCGTCGGCGGCGTGCTCACCGGCGAACATGGCGTGGGCGTCGAAAAGCGCGATCTGATGGGCGAGATGTTCAACGAGACCGATCTCGATCAGCAATTGCGCGTCAAATGCGCCTTCGACTCCTTGAACAGACTCAATCCCGGCAAGGTTTTCCCAACGCTGCATCGCTGCGCCGAGTTCGGCATGATGCATGTGTCGGGCGGCAAGACGCCGTTCCCCGATCTGCCGAGATTCTGACATGGACGCTCTCCTGGCCACGCTCGATATTCGCGACGCCGCCGACGCCGTCGACGCCTTGCGCGCCGCCAACACGCGCAAAACGCCTTTCGCCATTGTCGGCGCCGGCTCGAAAAAGCGCCTCGGCCGCCATGCGCCTTTGCAGCAACACATCTCCACGCGCGCGCTGACGGGCGTGACGCTCTATGAGCCCGAGGAGCTCGTACTCTCCGCCCGCTCAGGGACGCCTTTGCGCGAGATCGAGGAGCTACTCGACGCGCATAACCAGCAGCTCGCTTTCGAGCCGATGGATTATGCGCCGCTGCTCGGCGGCGCGACCAGGAGCGCGACGATCGGCGGGGCGATCGCCGTCAACGCTTCCGGCCCGCGCCGCATCAAGGCAGGAGCCGCGCGCGATCATCTGTTGGGGTTTCACTGTGTGACCGGGCGCGGCGAGGTGGTGAAATCCGGCGGCCGCGTCATGAAAAACGTTACGGGTTATGATCTCTCAAAGCTTGTCTGCGGCTCCTACGGCACGTTGGCGCTTCTCACCGAAGTAACGTTGAAGGTTCTGCCGAAGGCGGAGACAGAGCAGACTCTCCTGGTCCTCGGTCTCGACGAAGCGCAAAGCCTTGCGCAATTGCGCCGCGCGTCGGGATCGCCGCATGAAGTGTCCTCCTTCGCCATGCTGCCGGCGGGCGCCGCGCCGCTCGGGCTCGACGCCAACGCGGCGCTGCTGCGGATCGAAGGCCCCGAGATTTCGGTTTCGACTCGGCGCGAGGCGCTGATCGCGCAACTTGGCGATACCGGCGCGCGCTTCGAGACATTGCCGCAAAACGAGTCCGGGGCGCTTTGGGCGGCGCTGCGCGACGTCACGCCGCTTGCCGCGCATAGCGGGCAGATCTGGCGCCTTTCCGTTGCGCCGACAGACGGTCTCGCCGTCTTGGACGAGCTGCGCAACGCTGGCGCGCCGATCATTGCCTATTACTACGATTGGGCGGGCGGGCTCGTCTGGCTTTGCCTGGAGCCGGCGGGCGACGCTCATGCGGGAACAATACGCACCGCTGTCGATGCCTGTGGCGGCCATGCAACTCTCATCCGCGCTTCCGACGATATTCGCGCGCGCGTAGACGTCTTTCATCCGCAGCCGGCGCCGCTTGCCGCGCTGACCAAGCGCGTGAAGGAGAGTTTTGATCCCGCGCATATTCTGGAGCGCGGCCGCATGCGCGAGGCGTTTTGAGATGCAGACGCATTTCTCTCTTGCCGCGCTCGCGGACCCGGACATGGCGCAATCGGAGAAGATCCTGCGCGCTTGCGTGCATTGCGGCTTCTGCACGGCGACCTGCCCGACATATCTTCTCACGGCCGACGAATTGGATTCGCCGCGCGGGCGCATTTATCTCATCAAGGAGATGTTGGAGAATGGGCGCGCCGCCGACGCGCGCACGGCGCATCATGTCGATCGCTGCCTCTCCTGTCTTTCCTGCATGACGACTTGTCCGTCGAGCGTGCATTACATGCATCTCATCGACCATGCGCGCGCCCATATAGAGGCGACCTATCAGCGGTCCTTCGCGGATAAGGCGCTGCGCGCCGTGCTTGCTTTCGTTCTCCCGCGCCCGTCCTTGTTCCGGTTCGCGTTGCGTTTCGCTGCCGCCGCGAGGCCGTTCGCCTGCTATTTGCCAGAGCGCCTGCGCGCGATGCTATCGCTCGCGCCCGCTGAATTGCCAGCGCCGTCGGACGTCGATCGCCCGCAAGTTTTCCCGGCGCAGGGCGCCCGCCAGATGCGCGTCGCGCTTCTGAATGGCTGCGCGCAAACCGCGCTGGACACGCGTATCAATGAAGCCACCGTGCGTCTCCTCACGCGCCACGGCGTCGAGGTCGTCGTCGCCGAGGGCGCCGGATGTTGCGGGGCGCTGCCGCATCATCTCGGCAAGGTCGATGAGGCCCATGCATTTGCGCGCAGGAACATCGACGCCTGGACGCGCGAGATAGAGACAGGCGGCCTCGATCATATCGTCATCAACACGTCGGGCTGTGGCACGAGCGTGAAGGACTACGGCTTCATGTTCCGCAACGACGCCGCGCTTGCGGGCAACGCCGCACGCATTTCCGCGCTGGCCTGCGACGTGAGCGAGCTTATCGATAAATTGCAGTTCGAGCGCGTCGACGTCCCGCGCCTGAGGGTCGCCTATCACGCGGCTTGCTCGTTGCAGCACGGCCAGAAAATCACGCGCGAGCCAGTTGCGGCGCTGGAGCGCGCTGGCTTCGAGGTTGTCGCCGTGCCCGAGGGGCACATCTGTTGCGGTTCGGCGGGGACCTACAATCTTTTGCAGTCCGAGCTGGCCGACCAGCTTCGCGCGCGCAAGGTCGCCAATATCGAGAGCGTCGCGGCGCAGGTCATCGCCGCCGGCAATCTCGGCTGCATGGCGCAGATCGGGGCGGGGACCGCGATCCCGATCGTGCATACGGTCGAACTATTGGATTGGGCGACAGGCGGGCAGAAGCCGGAGGCGCTGGCTTAGGGCGTCATTGCGAGGAGCGTAGCGACGAAGCAATCCAGCGCAGTCGTCGCGGGTTCGGGATTGCTTCGCTGCGCTCGCAATGACGGGCGTTACCGCAAGAACCCCACAATATCCTTCACGGCGTTCATATTCTCGCGCGCCAGCGCGCGGGCGCGGTCGGAACCGTCGCGCAGCACCTGGTCGATATAGCCTTCATCCTCGCGGATGCGGCGCATTTGCGCGGTGATCGGGGAGAGTTTCGCGACCGCGAGATCGACCAGCGCGCTTTTGAAGGTCGAGAAATTCGCGCCGCCGTATTCGCTTAGAACCTCCGCTTTCGCGCGCCCCGACAGCGCGGCGAAAATGCCGACGAGATTGTCCGCCTCCGGCCGGCCTTCGAGACCCTTTTCCTCGGAGGGCAGGGGCTCGGGATCCGTCTTGGCCTTCTTCACCTTCGTCGCGATCTGGTCGGCGTCGTCGGAGAGATTGATGCGCGAATAATCCGAGGCGTCCGATTTCGACATTTTCTTCGTGCCGTCGCGCAGGCTCATGACGCGCGTCGCCGGGCCGGCGATCAGCGGCTCGGGCAGGGGGAAGAAGCCTTCCCCGAAGCCATTGCGCTCGATCGAGGCGCCGAAATCATTGTTGAACTTCTGCGCAATGTCGCGCGCGAGCTCGAGATGCTGCTTCTGGTCCTCGCCGACCGGCACATGGGTGGCGCGATAGAGCAGGATGTCGGCGGCCATCAGGACAGGGTAGTCCAACAGGCCCATCGAGGCGTTCTCGCGGTCCTTGCCGGCCTTGTCCTTGAACTGGGTCATGCGGTTGAGCCAGCCGATGCGGGCCACGCAGTTCAGCACCCAGGCGAGCTCCGCGTGCTCGGCGACCTGGCTCTGGTTGAAGACGATGTTCTTCTTGGGGTCGATGCCGCAGGCGAGGAAGGCCGCCGCGATCTCACGCGTGTTGTTGCGCAGCTCGATCGGGTCCTGCGGCACGGTGATCGCGTGCAGGTCGACGACGCAATAGAGGCACTCGAAGCGCTCCTGCAGCTCGACGAATTTGACGATGGCGCCGAGATAATTGCCGAGATGCAGATTGCCGGTGGACTGCACGCCCGAGAAAACGCGCTGGGGGAAGCTGGACATGGATTGCGCCGTCGAGGGTTGAGGAACTTTGGCGGGGGTTATGACAATGCGCGGGCGCGGGCGCAAGTGTGGGAATCTCTCCTCTCCCGCTTGCGGGAGAGGGTGGCCCGGCGAAGCCGGGTCGGGTGAGGGCCCTCATCCGTCACCGCTTCGCGGCGACACCTTCTCCCGCAAGCGGGAGAAGGAGGGAGCCCAAGCTTACAGGATAAACCGGCTCAAATCCCGGTTCTTCGCCAAATCCCCGATGTGCTTCTCGACAAAATCGCCGTCGATCGTCACCGTCTCGCCCGCGCGGTCGGAGGCCGTGAAGCTGATGTCGTCGAGCACGCGCTCCATCACCGTCTGCAGGCGCCGGGCGCCGATGTTTTCCACCGAGGTGTTCACGGCCACGGCCACTTTGGCGATCGCGTCG contains:
- a CDS encoding response regulator, translating into MKKTVLIVEDNELNMKLFNDLLEANGHATLRTKSGVDAISLAREHRPDLILMDIQLPEVSGLEVTRWLKDDDELKDIPVIAITAFAMKGDEEKIRQGGCEAYLSKPISVAKFLETVNSFLADKN
- a CDS encoding DUF3572 domain-containing protein encodes the protein MKIGRNARDIRAPKTIEPAPAELALRALAYLTHDEERVSRFLALTGLDAGDVPALLGDRGFHLAVLDHLAGDEDVLLAFAAAEGLSPEAVGRARRSLGGGD
- a CDS encoding GlcG/HbpS family heme-binding protein; translation: MKMKFVLTLADAKRVAAAAAEEAQRNGWSVVIAIVDDAGLLVYLERLDGVQPASCDIAQAKARAAALFKRPSKALEETVAGGRVALLSLPHIIPVEGGLPLVYEGQVIGAIGVSGVQSFEDGIVAKAGADALGASA
- a CDS encoding FAD-linked oxidase C-terminal domain-containing protein, translated to MTLAMPAPEPEILARRDELIERLRAILPTQNLIMDETARRAYECDAFTMYRALPLVVALPETVAQVSAVLALAAEMNVKIVPRGSGTSLSGGSMPLEDGILLGMSKFNRILEIDYENRCARVQPGVQNLAISKAVESRGFYYAPDPSSQIACSIGGNVAENAGGVHCLKYGLTTNNILGLEVVLMGGEIIRLGGKHLDSEAYDLLGLMTGSEGLLGVVTEVTVRILQKPAVARGLLVGFSSVEAGARFVGAVIARGIIPGGMEMMDKATIHAVERFQPCGYPLDAEAIVIVELDGAQAEVDHLVGLVETIARDEGATTTKVSKSEAERLQFWAGRKNAFPAVSCIKPDYLCMDGTIPRARLPEVLAGMDEIAKREGLQVANVFHAGDGNLHPLILYDASIEGEMERAEKVGFDILRLCVAVGGVLTGEHGVGVEKRDLMGEMFNETDLDQQLRVKCAFDSLNRLNPGKVFPTLHRCAEFGMMHVSGGKTPFPDLPRF
- the glcE gene encoding glycolate oxidase subunit GlcE; this translates as MDALLATLDIRDAADAVDALRAANTRKTPFAIVGAGSKKRLGRHAPLQQHISTRALTGVTLYEPEELVLSARSGTPLREIEELLDAHNQQLAFEPMDYAPLLGGATRSATIGGAIAVNASGPRRIKAGAARDHLLGFHCVTGRGEVVKSGGRVMKNVTGYDLSKLVCGSYGTLALLTEVTLKVLPKAETEQTLLVLGLDEAQSLAQLRRASGSPHEVSSFAMLPAGAAPLGLDANAALLRIEGPEISVSTRREALIAQLGDTGARFETLPQNESGALWAALRDVTPLAAHSGQIWRLSVAPTDGLAVLDELRNAGAPIIAYYYDWAGGLVWLCLEPAGDAHAGTIRTAVDACGGHATLIRASDDIRARVDVFHPQPAPLAALTKRVKESFDPAHILERGRMREAF
- the glcF gene encoding glycolate oxidase subunit GlcF is translated as MQTHFSLAALADPDMAQSEKILRACVHCGFCTATCPTYLLTADELDSPRGRIYLIKEMLENGRAADARTAHHVDRCLSCLSCMTTCPSSVHYMHLIDHARAHIEATYQRSFADKALRAVLAFVLPRPSLFRFALRFAAAARPFACYLPERLRAMLSLAPAELPAPSDVDRPQVFPAQGARQMRVALLNGCAQTALDTRINEATVRLLTRHGVEVVVAEGAGCCGALPHHLGKVDEAHAFARRNIDAWTREIETGGLDHIVINTSGCGTSVKDYGFMFRNDAALAGNAARISALACDVSELIDKLQFERVDVPRLRVAYHAACSLQHGQKITREPVAALERAGFEVVAVPEGHICCGSAGTYNLLQSELADQLRARKVANIESVAAQVIAAGNLGCMAQIGAGTAIPIVHTVELLDWATGGQKPEALA
- the trpS gene encoding tryptophan--tRNA ligase codes for the protein MSSFPQRVFSGVQSTGNLHLGNYLGAIVKFVELQERFECLYCVVDLHAITVPQDPIELRNNTREIAAAFLACGIDPKKNIVFNQSQVAEHAELAWVLNCVARIGWLNRMTQFKDKAGKDRENASMGLLDYPVLMAADILLYRATHVPVGEDQKQHLELARDIAQKFNNDFGASIERNGFGEGFFPLPEPLIAGPATRVMSLRDGTKKMSKSDASDYSRINLSDDADQIATKVKKAKTDPEPLPSEEKGLEGRPEADNLVGIFAALSGRAKAEVLSEYGGANFSTFKSALVDLAVAKLSPITAQMRRIREDEGYIDQVLRDGSDRARALARENMNAVKDIVGFLR